TCAACGGCAAGATTCAGACCCGCTGAGTGCGGTTTCTCAACGTCGGCTCACCCTCATTCCTTCAAGGAGAATCATGAAACGTCCCCTCATTTTGCTGTCCATGCTGGCCCTCACGACCGCCCTCGCCGCTCAGGTTGACCGGGTGCTGCGCTTCGACACGGCAGCCAACGTTCAGGGCAATCTGCGAAATGGCCCCATCAATTACACTGGCAAAGACGGTAAACCCATCAAGGCCAGCGTCAACAATGTCAACATCACCGCGCCCAGCGCCGTGTTGACTGCGCCTGCGGGCAGCACCCTGGCCGGGTCCGAGGGCAAGCGCACGGCGGTCTTCAGCGGGGGCGGCGGCGACGTGAACGTGGTGCGCGGACGCTTGACAGCCAGGGGCGGGCAACTCGCCTACAGTGAGGCGACGGGTCAGGGCGTGCTGACCAGCAGCCCCAGCGCCGTGTTCGTGCCGGAAACCAAGGACGACGGCGACCCGGTGAACATCAAGGCCACCCAGATGAGCCTCGATGTGGATACCAACATGAGCACTTCGACGGGCAATGTGGAGCTGATCAGCGGCACCCAGACCGGCCGGGGCGACAAGCTGATCTTCGACGAGGACAAGTCCGTCGGCGTGCTGACCGGCACCCCCAGCCTGACCCGCGCCGCCAGTGCCAAGCAAAAGGAACTGATCATCACCGGCACCGAGGCCAGGGTCGTGTCCAAAAACAAGCTCCTGTACGTGAAGGGCAAGGTCAAGCTGGTTCAGGGAACGAGTACCACCACCGGCGACGCCGTGTATTACGACGACAAGAACAACGTGGCTTACGTGGTCGGCAACGCTGTGAGCAGCGACAGCAAGACCGGCACCCGGGTCGCGGCCCTCAAGAACGGCTACCTGGAGCAGCGCACTGACCTGGGCCGGGTGCGGGCACTGAGCAAGCCGTTCAACATTCCCACCGACCGCTTTTTGCTGACTGGCGAAAAGAGTAGCCGGTAAGCGGGCAGGAGAAAAGGGGCAGACAGAAAATGAAAAAGGTGGAGCGGTGACGGTGCGGGCCTGGCGGCGGCTGACTTTGAGCGGCGTCTTGCTGCTGGGCCTGGCGCTGGCCCAGCAGTCCAGCCCCCAATCCCCCAGTGTCCAGCAACCTGGCCTAGTGCCCGCCGAGCAGACCAGCGCCCCAGCCGCCGGGCAGCCTACTGCGGACCCCGTCATGCCAATCGAGTCGCCTGCGCCGGGCGATTCGGCTCCGGCTGATCCGGCTCCTGCCGACGTACCGCTTGGTGCGGATCAGTCCGCCACCGATTCGCCCGTCACTGACCCGTCCGGCGACGCTCAGGAAGGAGCGAACGTCACCCTGACCCGCAAGGCCAAGGACGGCAAGGAGAGGGTGATTCGTATTGTGCGGACCGGCCTGACTGACGACACCGGCATCTTCGCTTCCTGCACACCGCAGGACAGCGACCCGGCAGGCAGCCCGACCGTCTCGGTATTCTCGGAAACCGGGCCGGGCGGCATTCAGATCACGGTGGATAAGAACCTGATCCGCGCGCCGCTGGCGCTGGTGACGCAGCAGGAAGGCGGCGACGGCCATATCGAGATGAGTGCTGGAACCGCTCGGTTTCTCGACAATCCGCCGGAGGGCAAAACTGACCGGCTCAGCCGCTGTGCTGTGCAGGCTGACCCCAAACCCGCGCCCGACACCGTGTTCGTGACCCAGGGCCGCACCAGCCTCCAGGGTCAGACCCTCGTTTACGACGAATCCGACGGGGTGGCGCGTATCGGCGGCCCGATCACCTTCGAGCGCGCTCCAGCACCCGGCAAGTCCGAAGCGGACCGCCTGACTGGCAACAGCGAGCGCATCGAGGTAGACGTGGACAAAGAAACCACCACGCTGGCCGGAAAGGTGGTCTTGAAAAATGGCGCGCGTACCAGTACCGCCGACCGGGTGGAATACGACGACGCGGCCAATGTCGCCGTCCTGCGCGGCATGCCCGGTGCGCTGGCCCAGTCGGTCAACGGCCAGGAGATCATCTGCGCCATGATCATCCGCTACAACCTCGATCTCAACACGGTGACGGCGGTGGACAAGATCAGCGGGCAATTTCCCGATGGCGAGGGGGGCGCGTCTGCGGCGGGCGACGCGCCGGGTGCGGGCTGCTCAGGCTGAGCGTGATCATAGGAGCGGGCGGGGGATTGGCAGAGCTGCGTCAATCTGTTATGTTATTTGCGTAGGACCAAGTCGCAGAATGCTTGGC
This portion of the Deinococcus rubellus genome encodes:
- a CDS encoding LptA/OstA family protein, which codes for MKRPLILLSMLALTTALAAQVDRVLRFDTAANVQGNLRNGPINYTGKDGKPIKASVNNVNITAPSAVLTAPAGSTLAGSEGKRTAVFSGGGGDVNVVRGRLTARGGQLAYSEATGQGVLTSSPSAVFVPETKDDGDPVNIKATQMSLDVDTNMSTSTGNVELISGTQTGRGDKLIFDEDKSVGVLTGTPSLTRAASAKQKELIITGTEARVVSKNKLLYVKGKVKLVQGTSTTTGDAVYYDDKNNVAYVVGNAVSSDSKTGTRVAALKNGYLEQRTDLGRVRALSKPFNIPTDRFLLTGEKSSR
- a CDS encoding LptA/OstA family protein; its protein translation is MTVRAWRRLTLSGVLLLGLALAQQSSPQSPSVQQPGLVPAEQTSAPAAGQPTADPVMPIESPAPGDSAPADPAPADVPLGADQSATDSPVTDPSGDAQEGANVTLTRKAKDGKERVIRIVRTGLTDDTGIFASCTPQDSDPAGSPTVSVFSETGPGGIQITVDKNLIRAPLALVTQQEGGDGHIEMSAGTARFLDNPPEGKTDRLSRCAVQADPKPAPDTVFVTQGRTSLQGQTLVYDESDGVARIGGPITFERAPAPGKSEADRLTGNSERIEVDVDKETTTLAGKVVLKNGARTSTADRVEYDDAANVAVLRGMPGALAQSVNGQEIICAMIIRYNLDLNTVTAVDKISGQFPDGEGGASAAGDAPGAGCSG